The following DNA comes from Hordeum vulgare subsp. vulgare chromosome 3H, MorexV3_pseudomolecules_assembly, whole genome shotgun sequence.
tttgaatcgaagcttcttggtgttggcgacctgcaacgtctttagTTTTTCTTCGCggacctccttgcagtgcactcggaccagagatagcgccacgtccgcaccacaacgagcggcagacttcttccatgcctgcactctgcttgggacgtcctctAGCCAAgtaatcaacccatctatttcactccgggagtcgtcttctggccacaactccttgtcgattcggccaacaacttttctcaggcggccaatgaaaggtcccaccctgctaaggcgaatatgcgctcggagcatgtcccggttggcttcatcgccgagtggaacgttcggaacaagcgaccgttgaatgtcagctgcttcagtctcaacgtcccgacagaagtctgcaaagaaaagacaagcagaaagtaagcgcggagtgaactccaaagtcaagaagcactcggcaacaacttaccaccaagcagtgcgaccatcttcctcgcccagtcgctgatgtacttctcctgcgccatgcaccgagtgttcatcaccttcagctggcccatccattcggatctctgactcttcattttttcaacttcggctagcaatgccttgttggtctcccgagactactccaaagacttctctcggtcagcaagagcctccttcacaccagccaggtcattcacggcCGCCTCCAAGTCTGCAGCAAGCtaaatcttctcagccttcagagcattgtaagcagatcccatttcgcaagtcttctgccaaagagacataaagggaggatcagccacattcaacaaggaaaaagtctcgacagatatgacaaaacaatcaaagctcaaaattcttcagacccctaccgatgcaagcaatcgtcaGCGGTCTcgtggactacacccagtgggttcactaagagtgaccccactggtatgaagctcaaacaggttggCCCTaccgagctccatagcaaacagacaacactatgagactactattacccgacctgagtaacactacactcggggactacacccagtgggtgcactgggagtgcccccactggtccattcgggcagatcagctctgatctgttctgattacggaaaatacatataaagacaactgtcggtgcaagcactcggcagaagtctcggggactacacccactgggttcactcagagtgaacccactgcaaaatcatcctatcgtatccgagtatatcgctgaaacccccagtgggtaacaagaggaaagtaaacacttactagcgcacttactcggatatcgtcccggagctccaagcttttcttgtacaaagacgcgatggagtcatacgctcccttggcgtcacccaccatcagttccacctgcaccatggcgtccttggcggcccccacctggtcttccgggaggcgtcgggcatcatattgaacagttgatggacccggcgcgacagaagactccctgggcatcccgagctccgctccagtcggctccgccgtgaggggcaccgtctcagtcggcggcaccgtccCAGTCGGCGgcccgttcatggtgggagcaacactagatgggacaacctcagggacaggcgccaaaaccggctccgaccccctttggtcgtcgtcctccagatggatcacctccgaaggaagcccgactgaacaaaatgaaattacagaaaaaggtcaagatcaaggaCGGCACTCGCGAAACATTAATGCAGCTctcagagtcgtgacaacgtaccttgctgggacgtggaggcgttatccgtgtccatgggatcatcgtcctggcgcggcagagaggtggcggaggtagcagctctgttgagtaaaatccactcgacagataagcatgagttcaatcggatactcaaggaagatggaagaacaagacacttacgctgaggcgactggaacagcgatcctcatccgaggcaaagctttccgaggcttaggcccactaggtttggccaccttggacggctggtccatgggctcggcagcagcgtccctggtcctcttcacgctccgagcactcggagccacgggaggggctggcgaagcactcggggccgctggaggagccggcggagcagcgggatcgtgacgacgcttagttcggtgctctggtggtgaaggtgacgagctctgctccccatcctcctcctcctcctcttcggtctcctcctccgtctccccactgtcggagacgtactcggtgctatccacgctgccctcctcttcctcggctggattcccgtccGAGACGgcataataccagttggtccactcctgcacaaaacacggtaGGCAACGTCAGTCGtcgggacaagaaaagcaataaatctaagaagattaaaagcactcgacaagatgtgctcacctcattcggaggaggattgtcggcgcggaagggcttcacccgccgggctccttcggggttatcactcgcgcctgtgatgccgcggacccatgcacgcacagtctccccggtcacgcactctggatgagactgagtggaatccgaaggccccgcttagtgccacatggcgtggtgtcgggcctgcagcggctggatgcgccaacccagaaaagtctccagcaagtccgtgccggtgactcccttgatggggaacgtcgcatgggaaacaaaaattttcctacgcgcacgaagacctatcatggtgatgtccatctatgagaggggatgagtgatctacatacccttgtagaccgtacagcagaagcgttagagaacgcggttgatgtagtggaacgtcctcacgtccctcgatccgccccgcgaacaatcccgcgatcaatcccacgatcttgtaccgaacagacggcacctccgcgttcagcacacgtacagctcgatgatgatctcggccttcttgatccagcaagagagacggagaggtagaagagttctccggcagtgtgacggcgctccggaggttggtgatgaccttgtctcagcagggctccgcccgagctccgcagaaacgcgatctagaggaaaaaacgtggaggtatgtggtcgagcagccgtgagaaagtcgtctcaaatcagccctaattgctccatatatataggaggagggagggggggccttgccttggggtccaaggacccccaaggagtcggccgagccaagggggaggactctccccccccaaaccgagttggactaggtttggtgggagggagtcctcctcccttcccacctcctccctcttttttttttcttttcctttgatttcttatccttggcgcataggcccctttggggctgtcccaccagcccactaagggctggtgtgtctccccaaagcctatgggcttccccggggtgggttgccccccccccccccccccccggtgaactcccggaacccattcgtcattcccggtacattcccggtaactctgaaaaccttccggtaatcaaatgaggtcatcctatacatcaatcttcgtttccggaccattccggaaaccctcgtgacgttcgtgatctcatccgtgactccgaacaacattcggtaaccaaccatataactcaaatacgcataaaacaacgtcgaaccttaagtgtgcagaccgtgcgggttcgagaactatgtagacatgacccgagagactcctcggtcaatatccaatagcgggacctggatgcccatattggatcctacatattctacgaagatcttatcgtttgaacctcagtgccaaggattcgtataatcccgtatgtcattccctttgtccttcggtatgttacttgcccgagattcgatcgtcagtatccgcatacctatttcaatctcgtttaccggcaagtctctttactcgttccgtaatacaagatcccgcaacttacactaagttacattgcttgcaaggcttgtgtgtgatgttgcattaccgagtgggccccgagatacctctccgtcacacggagtgacaaatcccagtcttgatccataccaactcaactaacaccttcggagatacctgtagagcatctttatagtcacccagttatgttgcgacgtttgatacacacaaagcattcctccggtgtcagcaagttatatgatctcatggtcataggaataaatacttgacacgcagaaaacagtagcaacaaaaatgacacgatcaacatgctacgtctattagtttgggtctagtccatcacgtgattctcccaatgacgtgatccagttatcaagcaacaacaccttgttcataatcagaagacactgactatcattgatcaactggctagccaactagaggcatgctagggacggtgttttgtctatgtatccacacatgtaaatgagtcttcattcaatacaattatagcatggataataaactattatcttgatacaggaattataataataactatacttttattattgcctctagggcataattccaacatcccttacggacgacggctattagcgcgtcgaccaaaggctggatctggatcctctcccccttagagagcgcaagcttcctgggagggcccggacggtctaagctaaaaggtggcaacccgcatgaagcattcggacaagcaatgtcgtggcaatagaaccaggacgactgccagttcctgactgaCTCGGATAGTTGGAGagaggggtagctactctttgttttcttctggaagcctaaacccccgcagagctggaggatatgggtcttatcgtgcgactggctaagctttttgacggtttgggatctagcggagaagacatacttaaagagcccccagtggggggggacattcaataaagcactcgcagagggtgacgaatgcagcaaggtgggctattgcgttcggaggaaaatgatggagctgcgccccgaagtaagtcatgatacctcggaagaaggggtggggaggcaaagaGAAGCCCatgaacacatggctgagcagcaggacgcgctccccctccttcggcgccggctccgtctcgccttctgacagcctccaggacttgttggcgatcatgccatgctccaccagctccagcaagtcgtcctccgtcatcgaggaggggaggaaatccccttggatccaacccaccggcagcacccgctgccgccgctgagtaggggtcacccccttcttcttcttcttctgcgactcgagtttgctggtctgccccttcgtcatggcgaaggcaacggatccgcagaggaggaggggaaggaggaggcttgaggcgtgcagagagctgcgggagaagcgggattaatgcgaggaagatgaggagcgcaacaggaaatcccgccgggcgggcttaaataagcttccgactgggtcactaacaggtggacccgagatcttatccccccaaccggccgctgcgatgttagtggagaagataaaggcgtggtaatcgaggaggcaaaacctactcgatggcgatggcgTCATTGCCGCTGggcgcgcgacaaccgaaatttgaggatcccggaaaatccggcgctgtcagtttgaccagtcacgtcgaaagattccgcggaagcactcggtccctgacggttcgtttcactgatatattcgctcggatcactggttgaaaggataaaatggatcgaggcaaacaacgccaaagtcacctccataccagtcagatccatactccagacatcacttcgtcgttccgaccccgatccattcgcggactaatgatggggttatagtcccagggtagggtcataggcctgccctataggtcctacccaaggactacccttcatagaggacaaggcccttagacagttccgactgaactaaggactcccccatcatccagtcgacgacgagcactcggagcatatttaacgtaccgactggattccactctgtacatcgtaacctcccaggagggcaacggtcatacgttttcgtacaccattattaacatttaaggcttacgttacctgtaacgtatgcatttatttgccactattccacccctgtccaccaggCCATTATGaaaggcagcgcactctatataagcagcccttccccactagtgcaggggttggcatttactgtaatcctataatccactcgacactaagctcccaagagcactgagacgtagggcttttacctccaccgtagaggggcctgaactcatacatcctcgccgtagctaaggctctgcccatcctttcgtaccccatacgtcTACTGTCAGATTTATACTCACGACAAAACATATCTATCAAGGTAAGAAATTTTTTCTGTTAAGATTTTTACAAATTAATTTGTCAAGAGGGAGAAGATTATGGGTACCTTCACATGAAAATGCAGTGCGATAAAATAAATTCATTTGTTAAGGAAATATCATAAACGTAACTGATACATAAATGATATAATGTGCGCCCTTATGAAAAGATAAGGCCATCAATAAAAACCATCTAGTAACAAGGTAAGTAAAGTTTTCATCCACGTTGTTAAGAGGGAAGGTCAAGAAATTAGTATGAAAAACCGAAAAATGAGGTTTAGTTGGAAAAAAATTGATGTGGGTGTTCAAGGAAGAAAATATCAGCATGGAGGGGtggtggtggaaggtgaaggCTAAAATAAACCATGAAAGCGGAAATAAACCATTCGTAGCGGCCTaccaaatgccctttaataatagagATATATGTGATTTGTTAAGATAAAAAAAAATAGGGCACCGCTAGACATCATACTATAGATGCTTGCTACCTATGAGACTAGTAGAAGGCCGTCCGATCAGGTGCAGGTAAGTTGTCCGATCAGATGGTCAGCAACCCACGAGATTTGTTGGGTTTGCTCATTAGTAGGCCAACCTTAAATTTTTTTGGCAGTAACTGCTCCAGCTAAGCACATGCACTGCTCGATTATCTCCCTTGCTTCCTCCAActaatattttgaaaaataaaattGTCCTTTCATCACGCATTGCTTCCCCCATTGGAAAATAAACTATGCTTTCATAGTATTACTATTGAGTTTATGTCGAAAATAATAATTGATTCGAATATGTTTCTGCCCGAACAATTTTTTTGCTTCCACCAAAAATAAGATTTATTTTTATCTAACAAAAATTGCATCCAATATATTTGCTTCCAATGTGTTTCGGTCAAATACAAAATTTTCTTCCACCCAAAACGTGATTTGTTTCTACTATCTAAAAAAAATGCATCCAGTGTATTTGCTTCCAATGTGTTTCTGTCTTATAAAAGAATTGCTTCCACCCAAAATGATATTTGTTTCTATCCAACAAAAAATTGCATCCAGTGTCAAGCTAAATTTTTTACAATGATGCAAAAAATTATTCAAGTCTACTGGAATCCAATAGCCCATATATTTGTTTCGGTTAAACATAAAAATGCTACTTTTCCATTTGATTATTACATATGTTTCCAAGGTAATGGAAATTACAATTTAGAGTGCGCCGTATCGAGTTCAAGCAACATCTTGCCCAACTTCTTTTTGGCTGCCTTCACTCCCCCTTATTGTAGATTCCTAGGATGTCTCGCAAACGCCTTCGTGAACTGGGCTTCAACTGATGCATACCGCCAATGCATAGCCTCCACTCAGAATACAACAAGAAGTCACCATCTACACTAGAAATTTGTACACATAAGTTCACCAAAACAACAACCAAATTACGAGCAATCGGCTTGAAGCATAAACAAGATTAAGTATGAAGGCAATAACAGGTTTGGTTGGTAGCATAGACACATACGTATGTTTGATGAAACAATATGCAAAACATATGTATGGTCAAAGCAAAAAAACTGGCATTTTAGAAGAAATTATGAAGTAGCATGGTAGCATAGAATCACATCAACTAGCAGATGGCTTGGAAAACATCTCCGGCTTAATTTTGCTAGGAAGTATGAGAGTATAATGGAAGGAGCATGAAAAATATAAATTTCTTATCCAATGAAACAATGCTTCCAACGGAAATAGTATTTGCTTCTTATGATGCCATAATTTGCTTCTATGTACAATGAGCGTCGAGGATGCAGTAGTGCGCGCCGATCGTCCCTCCTTCAACTTGGGTGCTCACGTCCGGCTCCCCCTTGACGTAGCCAACTTGCTGGAAGAGCGGCAGGCCGGAGGACGGCGTCGGTGGCGGGTCGTCGAAGGTGAGGAAGTCGCCGCAAACGTCGATGGCGCACTCGATCTTGAGGCGGTCGCCGAGGACGTAGCGCGAACCAGCATGGAGGTGGCTCTTCCTGGCGACCTCGCCGGTGCCCCAAGTGCACGTGTCCTCGCTGCTGGCGTCGAACAGGATCGGGTCCTTCTACCAGCTCGACGAAGGCGGCCACGCGGATATGTATGGAAACACGTCTACCAGATTTGGAATCAATTTCAGCCATGAGATAAAAACTGCATCTACGTTCCTTGACCAGTCTGAAGATTTGTTCCTATCAGACATCTGTTAAGAAGCATTTGCCGAAAAAATATATGTTGTTTTGTTCTAATAGAAAAGTTGTGATTGTTAATTAATAGTAGACATAATGATAATAATAAATGTCATAGTGCACGTGGGATTAATGATTTGTTATTGAGGAATATTTGTTTGTTTTAAAAGATTATTGAGAAACATCTTATGTTTGTCTTTTAGTAAAGTGATCTCGCGGTGTGATTTTCGAATTCTTAATTACCTATTATTTGTGTGATTTAATTAAATCAACACTTGGCAAAGAAGGTACGCGACAAGATCTCACCATTTATTGGGATTTTTTTTTTGGTTTCTTAATTAGAGAGAGAAAATTCACTGAAAGAGGATGGTGAAAAGTGAGGCGAAAATAAACAGTGAGAGAGGGCGATGAAAGGTGAGGCCATAAAAACTCAAATGAAATAGATGGTGATGGAAGCTGAGCCGAAAAACCCCAGAGGAAATTAAACCGTGAAGGAAAAACTATCAAGTCTTCTTTAAAAGTAGGGAACTAGAGATAGGTGAATTTTTTTCTCCACTTCATCTAAATAATTTTCTTATCAGGAAGACACGCAATCATCTGACTTTATTTCTTTTCTTCCGTGAAATAGTTTCGTCCTGCAGCAAACATGCTAGTAgtcttatatactccctccatccgatGAAGAATGTATGTTTGGCTTTAAAATTTATTCATAAATGAGTGTACTTTTGTCTTTCCAATACAGTTTGAAGTAGAAAAAAATGCTTCTCTTTCATCACACGGTAATCAAGACCAATAACATTATACACATAGTCTTCTTAATTTTTACATGCACTTAGCTCATTAGAGGTTGGATAATTAAAAAGGAGAAAGATGGTGGCTTGCACGTTTCCAATACATTTTTTACTCCACTTCATAATTTGTCctaatttttttttagaaaactctATCCTCCAGCCGGTGGATCCGGTTAATTTATCCATCACCTCCTCGTCCGTTGATCTCGCCTCTATTTGACGGACGAAATCGTGCCCGAGCGGCAGCTACCTGGCCGCAACCGTTCCTGAAAGTGGAGCGTTGTTTCAGGAACGGGGGCTGAAGCTGGAGCACTCCAGGTTCCTCGTCGTGGCTCCTCTGCTACCGGGGACGAGCCTGCCGGAGTTCGGCGAACCGCCGTCGCCGTCGGTACTCGCCAGCTCGCCGAATAGCCGGATCCTCACCTTGCCGACGAGATCCAGCCCCTCGCCGGATCGCCGGATCCCCACCCCGCCGATGAGATCCAGCCCCCCGCCGGTGTCCGtccacgtcctcctcctcctcaccgtcgCGAGGCGGGGGGGACACACCCTCCGATTGCCGTCGGAGTTCGCGGTTGCGGACGTCGTGGCGCTCGTCTTCTTCGCGGGGAGGCGGTCCAAGCGCCGCtgcgaggagcaggaggaggaagcTCGTCGCcgggagcaggaggaggaagTCCATCGTCGGGAGCAGGCAGAGGAAGAATTTTTTTCTGCAAAGCAACGAATGTCTTGTTGGAGGAATACGACACAACATTATCTATGACGAAGAAAAATTAATCTGCAACCGAacctatgttgcaaaagttttttacAACATGATCTTTGTTGAAAAAATTCTTCCGCACCAGTACCTATGTTGAAAAAGGCGAaggaaaaaaatctgcaacaaattaattgtttctgaaactcaatCGTTGTTTCATTAATTAATGGATTCAAAgtttatttttttgcaacaaaacgATTGTTTCTGCGACTCGATCGTCGTTTCAGGAATTAAGTCCAGAAATGGATCAGACGGCTACGCTCGAGATCGAACGGCTGGTGAATGTTTAGTAAATATCCACTGATGGATGCATAACAGCCCCATTTTTTATATGTACACTTTTCACCGACTGAGGAGTAGGTATCAGTTCTGAACGCCAAAGACCTATCAGACAGGTGACACCGAACATATGCAACCCGGTAGAGAGATTGACTTCATCATTAAATAACGTCCTGACTTCACAAATAAATCAAGCAAAATACTGTAGTATGCAGTTTCTGTACTGACCATCACTCTGTTTTAACCAAGGACCATCGTCGGCTCTGCTTCTCTCCCCACTCCGGCGCCAAAACCAAGTATTCCACGGAATCTCACGGGACATGACGCGGCCTCGCCCCATTTACTACTCGGAGAGAGGCACTGAGCACGACCCATCGTGACGCAGACACAGACACGGTTCCAACCCCGTCGTCCCGTCTTTTCTCCCGTCTCTTCCCCAACCCGACAAGCGCGCAGCAAGTCTTTTCTttccccccctcctctcctccgccGGAACTCTTTCTAGCTCGGCTTCGGCCTTTGGGACTGAGACTGCGCATCCCATAGCGtccgcccccctctctcccctactGCGGGTATGGATCAGGAGTCCACTTAAAAATCCCGGCGCTTCCACCACCCACCTCATGCGTCGTCGGTAGGGGGCGTATTTCCAATCTCTTTAGGCTCTACCAACCTTGGATTCTTCCCGGGTCTCGCTGCTTCCCGTGATCGGCCGCATTGTGTTCCGGCCGGGGTGTCCTTGGAGCTAGCCTCTTTGGAGTGGCCTGCGGCTGCGGGAGTGGTAATTAGTGCGCGCTTTCCTCGTTTAGCCCCTGTCCCATGTTTGCTCTTCTTGTCCGGATTTGGTGGCGTGGAAGCAATTGGGGCTGATTTCGTCTCCTTTTCTTGGTGGATTGTTTGTAGGTTTCTACTTCGAGGAAGTAGCCTTCTTTCCGTGGGGGCTCAATGGCGAACGACGGCGAGCAGTCCGCGGTCGCTGCCTCAGCCGAGCCTGACCTGGAGCGGGGGCGCGTtgccgccggcggcggcggaaggCGACTGGGCGGGCAGAGctccggggaggaggaggaaggggaggggagCCAGCGCTTATCGGACGCCGAGGACCGGTCGTGGCACTCGCGCCAGAACTCCGCCGCGGCCGAGGACCGCGCCTCGACGTCCGCGTCCGTCCGCTCCGGCGCTGGTGGCGCAGGGGACGGGGAAGGCGAGGCCGCGGCCGGGCGCGAGCGGAAGTCGTGCGTGTCGGAGTGCTCGCTGGACGACGTGGACCTGGAGGCCGGGCCGGCGGCCGAGATCACCAAGGCCAGCCCCGACAAGGACGAGATGAACTGCCGCATCTGCCACCTGGGCCTCGAGAGCGCCGCGGCCGAGTCCGGCGCCGGCATCGTGCTCGGCTGCTCCTGCAAGGACGACCTCTCCTGCGCCCACAAGCAGTGCGCCGAGACCTGGTTCAAGATCAGGGGCAACAAGTAAGCCCATCCATCTGCTCCCCCCACTTCCATTTTTCTTACATGGATAATGGAGTGCCACGAGCTGTTAACGcttattgtgcacaacaactgaaCCAAATAATGTTTTTGTATGGCGAGTTCGGTAAAACTGCAAACCTGGCATCGTTTTGTTAATCATCAGGATAGATGCCCACAAAAGATAACATCTGGATGCTTGAACACGATTGAGGAATCTTTAGCAGGAACAAGTGCTGATTTTTCTCCTTGGCATTATTTAAGTATACGTAGGTGATAAAGGTTACAAGGAGGTGAGAAGGGACAGTGTAAAAGTTGGGTATGATCGAACTTCGAACAGTAGGCTATAGGAAAAGGCTGAGGAATCCCGGTATGATGGATAAAGTCAGATTCCTTCTCTCGGCTGCCTTTTCTTGCAGATTCTTGTGTAATTCTCCTGATATCCCTAAGTGGAAGTGTCCACCTTTTCTGTTTGATTTTTGTGGTGGTTAGATTCTAGACGGGGGCTACTATTGTGTCACCTTCCACTAGGTATACTTCATGAGAAATTGGCCAACAATCACAACTCACTGCTCTATGGGTGTGTTTGGCCTTTGCCCAAGATTACACTATCAAAAGTTTTGCTAGCCAAACTATGGGTGAAGCTTTTGCTTACCCATGAGTTGGCCGACATTGGCGGAAAAAATGAAGGAGAATTGGCATGCGAAAAAGTTAGTAACGATCAGAATAGAGGCCAATTTTCTGGTCATAGCCAAAATGTTGGCAAGTTAAATTTTGGTTACACAATCTAAACATaccctaaggccctgtttggattgtAGTTTTCCTGCTAAATACACTTGTAAAAAATACAGACGTCCCCTGATCGTTTTGGTTTCAGGCTAAAAATTGCTCTGGCCCAGTAATTTACACCGGTAAGTTAAATACGTCTGTATTAGAATACA
Coding sequences within:
- the LOC123444888 gene encoding uncharacterized protein LOC123444888 — translated: MANDGEQSAVAASAEPDLERGRVAAGGGGRRLGGQSSGEEEEGEGSQRLSDAEDRSWHSRQNSAAAEDRASTSASVRSGAGGAGDGEGEAAAGRERKSCVSECSLDDVDLEAGPAAEITKASPDKDEMNCRICHLGLESAAAESGAGIVLGCSCKDDLSCAHKQCAETWFKIRGNKICEVCGSTACNVVGFGDAEFMEQWNESGNSAGPQAPANETRRFWQGHRFLNFLLACMVFAFVISWLFHFNVPG